TAGCCTCCGTTTTCCATGAGGCTGTCGCCGAGGGCGAGTGACATCTCCGTATCGTCTGTTACGTTTCCGGCTTTGAGATGCAGCCAGCCGCCGCCTATTATTTTGTCATGTATGTCATATTTATCTTTTATTTCTCTGGGGAGCATAAATTCCGTAGTGGCTCCGAGGGCATCACCGACGGCAAAACTGAGATAAGCTGCCAGTGCTCTTTCAAAAACATCATTTTTCATTTGCAAACTTCCCTTTGTCTTGGCATATTTCGATTATGATAAATCTTGATGAAAGCCACAAGGCAGGCGTTTATTACCACAGCACGAATAAAATCAATATTCCAGCGAAACTTTTCGTGAGCAGGGAATATAATGTCGGCGTGATCCCCATCACAATTGACGGCGTTCTTGAGTATCACCGCAGACTTTTTGAGATTGTCGCCTCCGCAGGAAGCATAGACGAAGCCTCCTTTTTCTTTGAAAGCTACATGAACGAGCTTTTCGCGCTGGAGGAAAGGGTAAACGGGAAAAAGGTCGGCAGCTACATCAGACTTCTGAAAAGCTGGCTCTTTGATTCCAATAACTCCGCCGGAGCAGTGCTCAAGGGCTGGGTGGAAAACCGGTTCGGGCTTATACCCTTTTACCACGGGCAGAGCATTCCGGGGCTTTATTCCAAGGAGTATTACGATTATCTTCAGGAGTGGATGAATTCCAGAACGAATAAAAACAGCATGTTTTCGCAGCTCGACCTGCTGTACACATACACCCAGACAATAATTAAGGCATACTGCGAAAATCATGTTCCCACCATAACCCTTTACAGGGGCGTAAACGACCTGAGCGATCACATAATAATCAGCCAGCTCTCAAAAAGAAAATACTGCATCGAACTGAACTCCCTCTCCTCTTTCACTTCGGAAAAGGAGATAGCAGAACAGTTCGGCAGTAAGATAATTAAGGCAGAAGTGCCTTATACAAAGATAGTGTACTTCTCAGAAGCCCTGCCCAGCAGGTCATTCAGCGGTGAGCTGGAATATCTGGTGATAGGCGGGCGCTACGATGTTGAAACCGTATTCTGAGAGCCGTCTTTCTTAACTTTTATCCAGACCATCTCGTCCGGATCGTAATCTTCGATAATTTCAAGCTCATGCTTCCTGAAACCGACTTTTTTGTTGGTTTCAAGGAAATGAACCACAACAACAGGCTCAAAGAGGAACTCCGTAATCTGGCAGACAAAACCTTCCTCTCCCTCTTCGGCAACCACCTTTCCGCGGTTGCAGCCTGCGCAGGTTCCGTCACTTTTTGTGCAGCCGAGAACTCTGACCTTCTGGTTTTCTCTGAATTCCATATTACGCCTCCATAGGTGCGTGGGTGAAACACTTCTTCGGACAAGCAACAGCACAGGCCTTGCAGCCTACACAGGCATCGTCGTTTTCGAGTACCATGTAGCGTTTCGCTGAATCGTCATCGTCATCTTCGTGAAGTGAAAGGCAGCTAAAGCTGCAAGCTTTATAACAGCGTCCGCAGGCGATACATTTTGAGTTGTCGACATCCATAACATATTCAGGCGTCCATTTGCCGCCGCCTTTTGTAACTCCGGTGATATAGGCCATTGTGTTCCTCCTTAAACTTTTCAGTTACTGTTGCAAGCGGCGTGCCAAATATGAAGAACCGTTTTATCAGTAACTTAGGAGGAGTTATTCCTGCCTTGTTCAGTTTTTGTAATCTTACCTACACTTATTGTAGGGTTTGTGTTTGTTATATTCTTTTCACTTCAATGCCGAATTTCATTATGCGGTAGTTGATCTGGCGCACTGTCATCCCCAGAAGTCTGGCAGCCTTTGCCTGAACCCAGCCTGTTTTTTCGAGAGCATCTATAACCATCTGCCGTTCATCATCAACGGCAAGGGGCATTTCCGTGTGCGGTTTCGCCGTTTTTGCGGGCTCTTCTGCTGCTTTTTCGCCAGATTTGGGGTAATGCTCGCAGAAAAACTTCTGTTCTCCGCCGGACATATCCATATTGAGCGACTCAATACAGACAGCATGCTCTCCGCAGCCTGCGTGACCGTTGTTTTCCAGAAGCTGGGCGAGACAGACCTCCCCTCTGGAACAGGTGAACTCGGCAGGCGTTATCTCATTGCCGGTAACCGAAAGCGCAGCGCGCTCTATACAGTTTTCAAGTTCGCGTATGTTCCCCGGCCATGAGCATTTCATAAGCAGCGGAAAAACATCCGGTGATATTTTAAGCTTTGTGCCGTAGTTTGTATTGAATTTTTCAAGGGCTGTTTTGGCAAGTTCGGGGATGTCCTCCCTGCGTTTTCGCAGAGGGGGGAGGAAGATGGAGACAACGTTCAGCCTGTAGTAGAGATCCAGCCTGAAATCGCCTGACCGGACAGCGTTTTCGAGGTTTCTGTTTGTGGCCGCTATTACACGCACATCCACCGGGGTTGACTCAGAACCGCCGATGCGCTCTATGCTCATCTCCTGAAGAACACGGAGCAGCTTGCTCTGCGCTTCAAGGGGCATGTCCCCTATTTCATCCAGAAATATGGTTCCGCCGTTTGCAAGTTCGAACTTGCCTTTTTTATCCGCATTGGCTCCTGTGAACGCTCCCTTTTTATAACCGAAGAGTTCACTCTCTATAAGCTCCTTGGGAATTGCGGCACAGTTTACTGCTACAAAAGGCTTCTGCGAACGGTCGCCGGAGTAATGAATGGCCTTTGCCACCATCTCCTTGCCTGTTCCGCTTTCGCCTCTGATAAGGACAGTTGTCTTGGTGCGGCAGACCTGCGAGATCCTTTTGAAGACATCCTGCATAAGCTTGCTGCCGCCAACAAGCCCTTTTACGGAAAATTTCCCTGCAACCTCACTGCGGAGACGCTCTTTTTCCTCTATGAGCTCTTTCTTTTCACTGTTTATCAGCTTCATTTTATGCATGAACGAAGCTACAAGGGCGGAAATCATTTTGAGAATGTCCACCTCTGCCTCATAACTGACCACCTCACGGTAGTGCTTATCCACAGCGAGAACTCCTATTCTCTCATTTCCGTGGCTGATGGGAACGGCAATGAAGCTGGTTTTCTCCTCATCCCTGCGCTTGATTTTATCCTTAAAGTCAGGCTCAAGGCTTATGTCGTGCAGCATTATGGGAAAGCCGTACTTAAACACCTTACCCACCATACCTTCGCCGCTTTTGTACACCATTTCGGCGAGGGCGGCTCTGCTGAGGCCGTGGGATGCCTTCGGCATAAGCAGTCCCGTATCGGGGTCGGTGATCAGAATCGTGCCGTTTTGTATATGAAGGTTATTGCTCATAATGTTCATAACATTCTGGAGCGCAGCGCTTTCACTGACCTTGGAGTTCAGTTCAAGGCTTATGTCGTATATCGTATTCAACAGAAGTTTATAGTAGCTTAATCTCTTTTCCATGGAATGTAACAAGCAATGCCTGTGCCATAGTGAATCCGGCGTAAAAAGGGCGTTTGGGAGGTTTATTACATTTCGGGTGGTTAAATATTAAGCATTTAAAATTACATTTTTTACAATTTTATCAGCTTTGTTTTATTTCAATCATAAGCTCTTTTATTATAAATAATTTATATAGCATACTCACTGGTTATATTTTATACATTTACGAAAACTTATTTGCTGTTTTTTGTTCGGGATCAATTATAGAAAAATCTTTGCGGCTATTATGCTTTTAAAGATTTATTCAAGAGGAGTTTTTTGATGAAACAGTTTCTGAGCGGTTTTGCTCTTTACCTCAGGTCGGATAAAACGTCAGTCAGGCGTTTGATCCAGTATATCTTCCTTGCCTCAACGATTTACGTGGGCATAAGGTTCTATTTTTATCTGTCTGCCCTTGGTGCGGGGGATATGTCCGCAGTGAAGCCCGGAGGCGTGGAGGCATTTCTCCCTATAAGCGCGCTGATGGGGCTTAAGCGCCTTGTTTTCAGCGGAAACTATGACATGATTCACCCGGCGGGACTGACTCTTCTCATTGTCTTTCTTTTAATCAGCATCATTTTCAAACGCGGCTTCTGCGGATATATCTGTCCGGTGGGGCTGATCTCCGAAACTGTAGGCGCAGCGGGGAAGAACATCAAAATACACAGATTCATAGCTTACCCCCTGTTTCTTCTGAAATACCTTCTGCTGGGCTTTTTTGTTTACATCATACTCATACAGATGTCTCTGCCCTCCATAGAAGGCTTTCTGAATGCGCCTTACAACAAGGTTTCAGACGCGAAGATGATGGACTTTTTTGCTGACCCCTCACGCACAACGCTCATAGTTCTCGCTGTGCTTATGATACTCGGCCTTCTGTTCAGAAACTTCTGGTGCAGGTTTCTATGCCCTTACGGTGCGCTGATGGGGCTTGTCTCCCTGCTTTCACCCTTCAAAATCAAGCGTGATAAAGATGCCTGCATAAACTGCATGAAATGCACAAATATATGCCCCATGGACATACAGGTGCACAAGGCGGTGACAGTCCATTCCCCGGAATGCATAGGCTGTCATGACTGTGTGAGAGTGCGGGCGAATGACAAATGTCTTAAAACTTACAAAACTGATTACAGATACCTGACACTGGCGGTTTTCCTGCTGTTCTGGGCGGCTGTGGCAGCTGCCATGCTCACAGGCTTCTGGCAGTCGGAGGTTTCAAACGAGGAATACCGCTTCTGGCTGGAAAGGCTAGGTCAGCTCAGTCACTGATTCAGAAGTCTGGTAACGCAGGAATAAACATCCGCAAAACTTATAGGCTTAAACAGGATTTCGCAGTCTTTCAGGGAGTCGGTTTCCTCCCTGAAAGCTGTGGTTATTATAAATTTGGTGCTGCCTCCCTGCTCCCTGACCTTTTCCACAAGCTGGAATCCGTCCAGATACGGCATGGAGAGATCGGTTATAATCACATCAGGCTTTGCCGACATAAAAACCTCAAAGCCCTCCCGCCCGTCGCCGGCCTCAAAAACATCGGAGAAATAGAGTTTAAGCTGGCGCACCATGAGCATTCTGGTGAGCGCCTCGTCTTCGATGTAGAGTATTTTTGCTTTAACAGTCTCAGCCGCCATTTTTCACCGCCGCTCTGAGAACCAGCCTGAAAACGGCACAGCCGTCCCTTGATTCAGCGCTCAG
The genomic region above belongs to Geovibrio ferrireducens and contains:
- a CDS encoding NAD(+)--dinitrogen-reductase ADP-D-ribosyltransferase; amino-acid sequence: MINLDESHKAGVYYHSTNKINIPAKLFVSREYNVGVIPITIDGVLEYHRRLFEIVASAGSIDEASFFFESYMNELFALEERVNGKKVGSYIRLLKSWLFDSNNSAGAVLKGWVENRFGLIPFYHGQSIPGLYSKEYYDYLQEWMNSRTNKNSMFSQLDLLYTYTQTIIKAYCENHVPTITLYRGVNDLSDHIIISQLSKRKYCIELNSLSSFTSEKEIAEQFGSKIIKAEVPYTKIVYFSEALPSRSFSGELEYLVIGGRYDVETVF
- a CDS encoding nitrogen fixation protein NifZ, translating into MEFRENQKVRVLGCTKSDGTCAGCNRGKVVAEEGEEGFVCQITEFLFEPVVVVHFLETNKKVGFRKHELEIIEDYDPDEMVWIKVKKDGSQNTVSTS
- the fdxB gene encoding ferredoxin III, nif-specific, with amino-acid sequence MAYITGVTKGGGKWTPEYVMDVDNSKCIACGRCYKACSFSCLSLHEDDDDDSAKRYMVLENDDACVGCKACAVACPKKCFTHAPMEA
- the nifA gene encoding nif-specific transcriptional activator NifA, translating into MEKRLSYYKLLLNTIYDISLELNSKVSESAALQNVMNIMSNNLHIQNGTILITDPDTGLLMPKASHGLSRAALAEMVYKSGEGMVGKVFKYGFPIMLHDISLEPDFKDKIKRRDEEKTSFIAVPISHGNERIGVLAVDKHYREVVSYEAEVDILKMISALVASFMHKMKLINSEKKELIEEKERLRSEVAGKFSVKGLVGGSKLMQDVFKRISQVCRTKTTVLIRGESGTGKEMVAKAIHYSGDRSQKPFVAVNCAAIPKELIESELFGYKKGAFTGANADKKGKFELANGGTIFLDEIGDMPLEAQSKLLRVLQEMSIERIGGSESTPVDVRVIAATNRNLENAVRSGDFRLDLYYRLNVVSIFLPPLRKRREDIPELAKTALEKFNTNYGTKLKISPDVFPLLMKCSWPGNIRELENCIERAALSVTGNEITPAEFTCSRGEVCLAQLLENNGHAGCGEHAVCIESLNMDMSGGEQKFFCEHYPKSGEKAAEEPAKTAKPHTEMPLAVDDERQMVIDALEKTGWVQAKAARLLGMTVRQINYRIMKFGIEVKRI
- a CDS encoding 4Fe-4S binding protein; the protein is MKQFLSGFALYLRSDKTSVRRLIQYIFLASTIYVGIRFYFYLSALGAGDMSAVKPGGVEAFLPISALMGLKRLVFSGNYDMIHPAGLTLLIVFLLISIIFKRGFCGYICPVGLISETVGAAGKNIKIHRFIAYPLFLLKYLLLGFFVYIILIQMSLPSIEGFLNAPYNKVSDAKMMDFFADPSRTTLIVLAVLMILGLLFRNFWCRFLCPYGALMGLVSLLSPFKIKRDKDACINCMKCTNICPMDIQVHKAVTVHSPECIGCHDCVRVRANDKCLKTYKTDYRYLTLAVFLLFWAAVAAAMLTGFWQSEVSNEEYRFWLERLGQLSH
- a CDS encoding response regulator, producing MAAETVKAKILYIEDEALTRMLMVRQLKLYFSDVFEAGDGREGFEVFMSAKPDVIITDLSMPYLDGFQLVEKVREQGGSTKFIITTAFREETDSLKDCEILFKPISFADVYSCVTRLLNQ